The genomic region GCCAAGGAATACGGCGTCCCGGTGGCCATCAAGGCGGCGTTCGGCGGCGGCGGCCGCGGCATGAAGGTGGCCCGCACCATCGAGGAGATTCCCGACCTGTACGACTCGGCGGTCCGCGAGGCGGTCGCGGCGTTCGGCCGCGGTGAGTGCTTCGTCGAGCGCTACCTCGACAAGCCGCGCCACGTCGAGGCGCAGGTGATCGCCGACAAGCACGGCAACGTCGTCGTCGCCGGCACCCGCGACTGCTCGCTGCAGCGCCGCTTCCAGAAGCTGGTCGAGGAGGCGCCCGCGCCGTTCCTCACCGACGCACAGCGCAAGGAGATCCACGAGTCGGCCAAGCGGATCTGCAAGGAGTCCGGCTACTACGGCGCGGGCACCGTCGAGTACCTCGTCGGCCAGGACGGACTGATCTCGTTCCTCGAGGTCAACACCCGCCTGCAGGTCGAGCACCCGGTGACCGAGGAGACCTCCGGTCTGGACCTGGTGCGTCAGCAGTTCCGCATCGCCAACGGCGATCCGCTCGACATCACCGAGGACCCGACGCCGCGCGGCCATTCGATCGAGTTCCGCATCAACGGCGAGGACGCCGGCCGCGGGTTCCTGCCCGCCCCCGGCCCGGTCACCAGGTTCGAGGCGCCGCAAGGCCCCGGCATCCGGTTGGACTCCGGGGTGGAGTCCGGTTCGGTGATCGGCGGCCAGTTCGACTCGATGCTGGCCAAGCTGATCGTCACGGGCGCCACCCGTCAGGAGGCCCTGGAGCGGTCACGCCGCGCGCTCGACGAGTTCCACGTCGAGGGCCTGGCCACCGTCATCCCGTTCCACCGCGCCGTCGTGTCCGACCCGGCGTTCATCGGCGACGACAACGGCTTCACCGTGCACACCCGCTGGATCGAGACGGAGTGGGACAACACTGTCGAGCCGTTCACCGGCGGTGACCCGATCGAGGAGGAGGACACCGTCCCGCGGCAGACCGTTGTGGTCGAGGTCGGCGGTCGCCGTCTGGAGGTGTCGCTGCCCGGCGATCTCGCGCTCGGCGGCGGGGGTGTTGGTGGCGGCGGCTCCGGTTCCAATGTCGTGCGAAAGAAGCCCAAGCCGCGTAAGCGCGGGTCGCACGGCGGGGCGGCAGCCTCGGGCGACGCCGTCACCGCGCCCATGCAGGGCACCGTCGTCAAGGTGGCCGTCGAGGAGGGCCAGCAGGTCTCGGCCGGCGACCTGGTCGTCGTGCTCGAGGCGATGAAGATGGAGAACCCGGTCACCGCGCACAAGGACGGCACCATCACCGGCCTGGCCGTCGAACCCGGCGCCGCCATCACACAGGGCACGGTCCTGGCCGAGATCAAGTAGCCCGATCCTCGGCGAGGACTGGCGGTCGTGGAACCCGTCGAGATCAACGCCGGCGCCTGGTATCTGCGTGCCCCGCGGGCCGACGAGAAGATGGACGACCGCCCGGCGCTGACGGCGATGGGCGAGACCGACCCGGAATACGTTTCCGGCTGCACCGCCGGCTGGGCATCCG from Mycobacterium sp. IDR2000157661 harbors:
- a CDS encoding acetyl-CoA carboxylase biotin carboxylase subunit; protein product: MASHASSKISKVLVANRGEIAVRVIRAAKDAGLASVAVYAEPDADAPHVRLADEAFALGGQTSAESYLVFEKLLDAAEKSGANAVHPGYGFLSENADFAQAVLDAGLIWIGPSPQSIRDLGDKVTARHIAARAQAPLVPGTPDPVKDADEVVAFAKEYGVPVAIKAAFGGGGRGMKVARTIEEIPDLYDSAVREAVAAFGRGECFVERYLDKPRHVEAQVIADKHGNVVVAGTRDCSLQRRFQKLVEEAPAPFLTDAQRKEIHESAKRICKESGYYGAGTVEYLVGQDGLISFLEVNTRLQVEHPVTEETSGLDLVRQQFRIANGDPLDITEDPTPRGHSIEFRINGEDAGRGFLPAPGPVTRFEAPQGPGIRLDSGVESGSVIGGQFDSMLAKLIVTGATRQEALERSRRALDEFHVEGLATVIPFHRAVVSDPAFIGDDNGFTVHTRWIETEWDNTVEPFTGGDPIEEEDTVPRQTVVVEVGGRRLEVSLPGDLALGGGGVGGGGSGSNVVRKKPKPRKRGSHGGAAASGDAVTAPMQGTVVKVAVEEGQQVSAGDLVVVLEAMKMENPVTAHKDGTITGLAVEPGAAITQGTVLAEIK